The following are encoded together in the Pseudoalteromonas ruthenica genome:
- a CDS encoding HNH endonuclease family protein, giving the protein MTRQGVFSAFLILISALTIGACKADTVKMSRSGLCHPEDSAHYQRTQSFTPYANLESCLADGGRLPKNHTKQTSGNSYHRDNWPHWLDTDHDCQDARAEVLIAQSHSDVSYTTQARCTVTSGQWHDPYSGQILRNDDDLDIDHIVPLKFAYEHGAATWSRSQKAQFANDMENLLAVDNGLNRSKGAKGPWQWLPPHQDYRCQYIQRFNYIMSKYDLRYSQNEKDQVQSLLQSCVGETLNLSALPTTLHQ; this is encoded by the coding sequence ATGACTCGCCAAGGTGTATTTTCAGCGTTCCTTATACTTATTTCGGCACTGACGATAGGTGCGTGCAAAGCCGATACGGTCAAGATGTCGCGCAGCGGCCTTTGTCACCCTGAAGATTCGGCTCATTATCAACGCACTCAATCTTTTACCCCCTATGCGAACTTAGAAAGCTGTCTAGCAGACGGTGGACGTTTACCAAAGAACCACACTAAACAAACATCAGGAAATAGTTATCATCGGGATAACTGGCCACATTGGTTAGACACCGATCACGACTGCCAAGACGCCCGTGCTGAAGTGCTGATTGCCCAATCACACAGTGATGTAAGCTACACCACTCAAGCGCGCTGCACCGTCACCAGCGGCCAGTGGCATGACCCTTATTCGGGACAGATACTACGCAATGACGATGATTTAGATATAGACCATATTGTTCCGCTTAAATTTGCCTATGAACACGGTGCTGCCACCTGGAGTCGTTCGCAAAAGGCACAATTTGCCAACGATATGGAGAATTTGCTTGCTGTTGATAATGGCCTAAATCGTAGCAAAGGCGCAAAAGGCCCTTGGCAATGGTTGCCGCCGCATCAAGATTACCGCTGTCAGTACATTCAGCGCTTTAATTACATCATGAGCAAATATGACCTTCGCTACTCGCAAAACGAAAAAGACCAAGTTCAGAGTTTGCTGCAAAGCTGCGTAGGTGAAACTTTAAACCTCAGCGCACTACCTACAACCTTGCACCAATAA
- a CDS encoding STAS/SEC14 domain-containing protein, with protein sequence MLNITINETHNTALLEPQGQLTAEDFAAAVRIIDPYIEQHAKLHALIIATEHFPGWDSFAALLSHLQFVRDHHQKVNKVAIATNSLLGDFAQHLGAHFIHAEVKSFRYEQREQAKLWAQSP encoded by the coding sequence ATGCTCAATATCACTATAAACGAAACACACAATACCGCTCTACTCGAACCACAAGGCCAGCTGACAGCAGAAGACTTTGCAGCAGCCGTGCGTATTATCGACCCTTATATTGAACAGCATGCAAAGCTACATGCTCTCATTATTGCTACTGAACACTTTCCGGGGTGGGACTCATTTGCCGCGTTACTCTCTCATCTGCAATTTGTGCGCGACCATCATCAAAAGGTGAATAAAGTAGCCATTGCCACCAATTCATTGCTTGGTGACTTTGCCCAGCACCTTGGCGCACACTTTATTCATGCAGAGGTTAAATCCTTTCGTTATGAACAACGTGAACAAGCGAAGCTCTGGGCACAAAGCCCTTAA
- a CDS encoding DUF924 family protein yields the protein MQYESVYEFWFTHSSPQDWFKKSADFDATVKKQFLPTYEAARQGELYSWRKSARGALCEIIVLDQFPRNMFRDTAQAFATDALALCLAQNAVEKKFALELDDTERSFLYMPYMHSESQAIHVVAEQLFRPLSNYKYELAHKEIIDRFGRYPHRNDILGRQSSDAEQAFLNQPGSRF from the coding sequence ATGCAATATGAATCCGTTTACGAATTTTGGTTTACTCACAGCAGTCCACAGGATTGGTTTAAAAAAAGCGCCGACTTTGACGCCACAGTAAAAAAGCAATTTTTACCTACTTACGAGGCAGCGCGCCAAGGCGAGCTTTATTCTTGGCGAAAATCTGCTCGAGGCGCGTTATGTGAAATTATAGTGCTGGATCAGTTTCCTCGTAATATGTTCCGCGATACGGCCCAAGCGTTTGCAACCGATGCACTGGCTTTATGTTTGGCGCAGAATGCGGTGGAGAAAAAGTTTGCTTTAGAGCTTGATGATACCGAGCGTAGTTTCTTATACATGCCCTATATGCACAGTGAGAGCCAGGCGATTCATGTGGTGGCCGAGCAGCTTTTTCGGCCCTTAAGTAATTATAAATATGAACTGGCTCACAAAGAAATCATTGACCGTTTTGGGCGTTATCCACATCGTAATGATATTCTCGGTCGGCAATCGAGCGACGCTGAGCAGGCGTTTTTGAATCAGCCTGGTAGCCGCTTTTAG
- the grxB gene encoding glutaredoxin 2: MKLFIFEHCPYCIKSLLVARALGLEVDVRFLLNDDEATPNQLVGKKIVPILVKDDDTAMAESLDIAEYFCTLANKELSQGEHFNQAQQWVEKHLETFLRLTFVRWPQLALPEYAIDTAISYFREKKEQRLGESFDSVLANSDADIATMEHALSELTWLQTPEHITWADVALFPFLRNLTVVKDLTFPEHVLNYVDTLATEHRIKTFTRVAV; this comes from the coding sequence ATGAAGCTGTTTATATTTGAACATTGCCCCTATTGTATAAAGTCATTACTGGTTGCACGCGCCTTGGGGCTAGAGGTGGACGTGCGCTTCCTACTCAACGATGACGAGGCCACGCCCAACCAGTTAGTAGGTAAAAAAATAGTGCCTATTTTGGTCAAAGATGATGATACCGCGATGGCCGAAAGCTTAGATATTGCCGAGTATTTCTGTACTCTTGCCAACAAGGAGCTGTCACAGGGAGAGCACTTTAATCAAGCCCAACAGTGGGTTGAAAAGCATCTTGAAACCTTTTTACGGCTGACCTTTGTGCGTTGGCCGCAACTGGCCCTGCCGGAATACGCTATTGATACCGCTATCAGCTATTTTCGCGAGAAGAAAGAGCAGCGCCTGGGCGAATCTTTCGATAGCGTGTTAGCCAATAGCGACGCTGACATCGCCACAATGGAGCACGCATTGAGTGAATTAACATGGCTGCAAACCCCAGAACATATTACTTGGGCCGATGTGGCGTTGTTTCCTTTTCTGCGCAACCTCACTGTGGTCAAAGACTTAACCTTTCCAGAGCATGTACTCAACTATGTCGATACATTAGCCACTGAACACCGAATTAAAACCTTTACCCGCGTTGCTGTTTAA
- a CDS encoding PaaI family thioesterase — protein MSIWAQEIDLALCKKLDLGVGEKGTLMTKLGIEITEIGDDYLVACLPVSNELYNPMGIVHGGVYVALAETVASYAANFVVDTSKYYCVGQEINANHLKASRTGTLKAVTKPVHLGGRSSVWEIKIYNSAGDLCCISRMTAAVVEKRSKGTGL, from the coding sequence ATGAGTATTTGGGCCCAAGAGATTGATTTAGCCTTATGTAAAAAGCTCGATTTAGGTGTAGGAGAAAAAGGCACCTTAATGACCAAGCTCGGCATTGAGATCACAGAGATAGGCGACGATTACCTGGTCGCCTGCCTCCCTGTGAGCAATGAATTATATAACCCCATGGGCATTGTTCACGGCGGCGTTTACGTGGCATTAGCCGAAACCGTGGCCAGCTACGCCGCCAATTTTGTGGTCGATACCAGCAAGTACTACTGCGTCGGCCAGGAGATCAACGCCAACCACCTTAAAGCCTCACGCACCGGCACACTCAAAGCCGTGACCAAGCCCGTGCATCTAGGCGGCCGCTCTTCCGTGTGGGAGATAAAAATTTACAACAGCGCTGGCGATTTGTGCTGTATCTCAAGGATGACGGCTGCGGTGGTTGAGAAGCGTTCAAAAGGCACAGGGCTTTAA